A portion of the Vespula vulgaris chromosome 24, iyVesVulg1.1, whole genome shotgun sequence genome contains these proteins:
- the LOC127072033 gene encoding 40S ribosomal protein S29: protein MGFQNIWYSHPRKYGQGSRSCRACANKHGLIRKYGLNICRQCFREYAADIGFKKLD, encoded by the exons ATGggttttcaaaatatttggTATTCGCATCCACGAAAATACGGCCAGGGATCTAGATCTTG cCGTGCTTGTGCAAATAAACATGGACTTATCCGTAAATATGGTTTGAATATATGCCGACAATGCTTCAGAGAATATGCAGCTGATATTGGTTTCAAGAAG ttgGATTag
- the LOC127072030 gene encoding tRNA-specific adenosine deaminase 2 — protein MNAVAWMDIALKKAEASLKVGEVPVGCLFIYNNEIIAESNNTVNETCNATRHAEMNCIDQVLVFCKEKCLDYKEVFSNIDVVVTVEPCIMCTSALYQLRVRSIIYGCRNDRFGGCISVFKVSNVYDTKITILGNIKSEEAINLLKNFYEGTNPNAPESKAKKS, from the coding sequence ATGAATGCAGTTGCATGGATGGACATTGCCTTAAAAAAAGCTGAGGCTTCATTAAAAGTTGGTGAAGTTCCGGTTggatgtttatttatatataataatgaaattattgcaGAAAGTAATAATACTGTTAATGAAACTTGTAACGCAACGAGACATGCTGAAATGAATTGCATTGATCAAGTTTTAGTATTCTGTAAAGAAAAATGCTTAGATTATAAGGAAGTTTTTTCTAACATTGATGTTGTTGTTACTGTAGAACCATGTATAATGTGTACATCTGCATTATATCAATTACGAGTACGCAGTATTATTTATGGCTGTAGAAATGATAGATTTGGAGGATGTATAAGTGTTTTTAAAGTATCCAACGTTTATGATACCAAAATAACAATActaggaaatataaaaagtgaagaagcaataaatttacttaaaaatttttatgaaggTACAAATCCAAACGCACCAGAGTCTAAAGCTAAAAAgagttag
- the LOC127072029 gene encoding transmembrane protein 256-like has protein sequence MGFTDTLNYILFTNPISSGTFLFLRGTAKMAGDYIGLQPKQKLKMPPSKPLWKLASSAGPYVKLAGLSGAAAVVLGAYGAHKLNAEKLPDQARIFETANRYHFIHTLALLGLPLSRKPSLVAVFFICGIILFSGSCYYVAFTNDKRFSRITPIGGTCFILGWLSLLI, from the exons ATGGGATTTACAGACACATTAAACTATATCTTATTTACCAATCCAATTAGTTCTGGGACATTCTTATTTCTCAGAGGTACAGCAAAAATG gCTGGTGATTATATAGGTTTACAGcctaaacaaaaattaaaaatgccACCTTCTAAACCTTTATGGAAATTAGCTTCATCTGCAGGACCTTACGTGAAACTTGCTGGACTTAGTGGAGCGGCAGCTGTAGTATTGGGTGCTTATGGTGCGCATA AACTTAATGCGGAAAAACTCCCAGACCAAGCAAGAATATTTGAAACAGCTAATAGATatcattttatacatacattagcTTTACTTGGCTTACCTCTTAGTAGAAAACCATCCTTG GTTGcagtttttttcatttgtggAATAATACTGTTCAGTGGTAGTTGTTATTATGTTGCTTTTACAAATGATAAACGTTTTTCAAGAATAACGCCGATCGGTGGTACATGCTTCATATTGGGATGGTTGTCtctacttatataa
- the LOC127072025 gene encoding single-strand selective monofunctional uracil DNA glycosylase translates to MPPKKRNYSECDHPSKNSNSKKLKLSISDNKNILDDVKSCENLTEIPNSTENNNASSTLSSVQLPVSEKLLLIEQELCQKLQTISFPSSVAYVYNPIIYAFEVHAMYVQTYCNGPKKILFLGMNPGPWGMSQTGVPFGEISMVRDWLKLHGFIGKPSREQPDRKVTGFDCKRSEISGKRLWGLFKEMCGSPQNLFKHSYIHNYCPIALMDRKGRNITPAELKGEEQKLIHELCDQALSKIIQLLDVKIIVGIGRFAEKRAQTVVNANNLSVQVLWITHPSPRSVGNQNWDQKTKQRLHDLGLAEYFSN, encoded by the exons ATGCCtcccaaaaaaagaaattattcggaATGTGATCATCCATCTAAAAACtcaaattcaaaaaaattgaAGTTATCAATATCTGATAATAAGAATATCCTTGATGACGTTAAGTCATGTGAAAATTTAACAGAAATTCCAAATAGTACAGAGAATAATAATGCTTCATCAACATTGTCATCTGTGCAATTACCAGTTTCTgaaaaactattattaattgaacAAGAACTATGTCAAAAACTACAAACTATAAGTTTCCCTTCAAGCGTTGCATATGTTTATAATCCAATCATCTATGCATTTGAAGTACATGCAATGTACGTTCAAACCTATTGTAATGGAcctaaaaagattttatttcttggAATGAATCCTGGTCCATGGGGTATGTCACAAACAGGTGTACCATTTGGTGAAATAAGTATGGTTCGTGACTGGTTAAAACTTCATGGTTTTATTGGAAAACCTTCTCGAGAACAGCCAGATAGAAAAGTAACAGGGTTTGATTGTAAACGTAGTGAAATTAGCGGTAAAAGACTTTGGggtctttttaaagaaatgtgTGGATCTCcacaaaatttgtttaaacattcttatatacataattattgtCCTATTGCTCTAATGGATCGTAAAGGCCGAAACATCACACCTGCAGAATTAAAG GgtgaagaacaaaaattaatacatgAATTGTGTGATCAGGCATTATCcaaaattattcaattgcTGGATGTAAAGATTATAGTTGGTATAGGAAGATTTGCAGAAAAAAGAGCACAGACTGTAGTCAATGCAAATAATTTATCTGTACAG GTTTTATGGATTACTCATCCTAGTCCAAGATCTGTAGGAAATCAAAACTGGGATCAGAAAACTAAACAAAGGTTACACGACCTTGGATTAGCAGAATATTTTAGTAATTAA
- the LOC127072018 gene encoding probable tubulin polyglutamylase ttll-15 isoform X2: MLIRSNIVLSKSDTMTLKKKKKNKKKEKRAYIMNKKLKSTFQMFFYFAMGLTLIIGISYFLYNQSRIKRMYKQIVQIKEKKPTFLIYNRYNNTTEHLKHIFIVLERLGFQPATNETQWDLLWSHEYPFITLAPVLKNLQPHQRINHFPGCGYITNKGHLSTSKGRYIPKAFKIPKDKDLFLTYATLYPNKYFLKKSNGHRGIKVIKTNDVNFSDTDSFVQEFIDRPYLVDNYKFDIGIYTVFTSIDPLRVYVYKGDVLLRFCTVQYYPFDSNNVDKYVIGDDYRPIWDVPSLKNYYTRLGFSMKDSLDAYIRSEGKDPQKIWSNIHEAIREVALMKEGLVKEAIQRFGGGRNYFELVRFDFTLDEDLNVYTMEANMSPNLSSAHYPPNQLLYEQVIFNLFALVGISQRIKENHFQTRNKEEHEMEVATKNLVVSPEFCADCKDCFIIECQLCSPCFTSETKVILSQSYKEHQNKMDFQRIFPPPIVKGMILKDYTLRNQLLIRWYQGKCELDHTWCI, from the exons ATGCTGATACGTTCTAATATTGTTCTTTCAAAATCAGACACAATGacgctgaaaaaaaaaaagaaaaataaaaaaaag GAGAAACGTgcatatataatgaataagaAACTAAAATCAACATTCCAAATGTTTTTTTACTTTGCTATGGGACTAACATTAATAATTGGCATATcctactttttatataatcagtCACGTATTAAAAGGATGTATAAACAAATAGTCcaaatcaaagagaaaaaaccaacatttttaatttataatagataCAACAATACCACTGAACatttaaaacatatatttatcgtattagAACGTTTAGGCTTTCAACCTGCTACTAATGAAACTCAATGGGATCTCTTATGGTCGCATGAATATCCATTCATAACATTAGCAccagttttaaaaaatttacaaccTCATCAACGTATAAATCATTTTCCTGGTTGTGGTTATATTACAAACAAAGGACATTTATCAACATCTAAAGGTCGCTATATACCTAAAGCATTTAAGATTCCAAAGGATAaagatctttttcttacatatgCTACTTTGTAtccaaacaaatattttcttaaaaagtcTAATGGCCATCGTGGTATCAAGGTTATTAAGACTAATGATGTGAATTTTAGTGATACGGATTCTTTTGTACAAGAATTTATAGATCGACCATACCTCGTTGATAATTATAAGTTTGATATAGGCATTTATACTGTATTTACATCAATTGATCCACTAAGAGTATATGTTTACAAAGGAGATGTTTTACTTAGATTTTGTACAGTACAGTATTATCCATTTGATAGCAATAATGTAGATAAGTATGTTATTGGTGATGATTATCGACCTATTTGGGATGTACCATCTTTAAAAAACTATTATACTCGTCTTGGATTTTCAATGAAAGATTCATTGGATGCATATATAAGATCAGAAGGAAAAGATCCTCAAAAAATATGGAGCAATATACATGAGGCAATTCGAGAAGTAGCATTAATGAAAGAAGGCCTAGTAAAAGAAGCAATTCAACGTTTTGGTGGtggaagaaattattttgaattggTCAGATTTGATTTTACACTTGATGAAGACTTGAATGTATATACAATGGAAGCAAATATGTCTCCAAATTTATCTTCTGCACATTATCCACCTAATCAGTTACTTTATGAGcaagttatatttaatttatttgcaCTCGTTGGTATCAGTCAAAGgattaaagaaaatcattttcaaacaag AAACAAAGAGGAACATGAAATGGAAGTTGCAACTAAAAATTTAGTAGTATCACCAGAATTTTGTGCAGATTGCAAAGattgttttataatagaaTGTCAACTTTGTAGTCCATGTTTTACATCAGAGACCAAAGTCATTTTATCTCAAAGTTATAAAGAACATCAAAACAAAATggattttcaaagaatattcCCACCTCCTATA GTCAAAGGAATGATACTGAAAGATTATACGTTACGAAATCAGTTACTTATAAGATGGTATCAAGGAAAATGTGAATTGGATCATACGTGGTGTATTTGA
- the LOC127072018 gene encoding probable tubulin polyglutamylase ttll-15 isoform X1 has protein sequence MLIRSNIVLSKSDTMTLKKKKKNKKKQEKRAYIMNKKLKSTFQMFFYFAMGLTLIIGISYFLYNQSRIKRMYKQIVQIKEKKPTFLIYNRYNNTTEHLKHIFIVLERLGFQPATNETQWDLLWSHEYPFITLAPVLKNLQPHQRINHFPGCGYITNKGHLSTSKGRYIPKAFKIPKDKDLFLTYATLYPNKYFLKKSNGHRGIKVIKTNDVNFSDTDSFVQEFIDRPYLVDNYKFDIGIYTVFTSIDPLRVYVYKGDVLLRFCTVQYYPFDSNNVDKYVIGDDYRPIWDVPSLKNYYTRLGFSMKDSLDAYIRSEGKDPQKIWSNIHEAIREVALMKEGLVKEAIQRFGGGRNYFELVRFDFTLDEDLNVYTMEANMSPNLSSAHYPPNQLLYEQVIFNLFALVGISQRIKENHFQTRNKEEHEMEVATKNLVVSPEFCADCKDCFIIECQLCSPCFTSETKVILSQSYKEHQNKMDFQRIFPPPIVKGMILKDYTLRNQLLIRWYQGKCELDHTWCI, from the exons ATGCTGATACGTTCTAATATTGTTCTTTCAAAATCAGACACAATGacgctgaaaaaaaaaaagaaaaataaaaaaaag cAGGAGAAACGTgcatatataatgaataagaAACTAAAATCAACATTCCAAATGTTTTTTTACTTTGCTATGGGACTAACATTAATAATTGGCATATcctactttttatataatcagtCACGTATTAAAAGGATGTATAAACAAATAGTCcaaatcaaagagaaaaaaccaacatttttaatttataatagataCAACAATACCACTGAACatttaaaacatatatttatcgtattagAACGTTTAGGCTTTCAACCTGCTACTAATGAAACTCAATGGGATCTCTTATGGTCGCATGAATATCCATTCATAACATTAGCAccagttttaaaaaatttacaaccTCATCAACGTATAAATCATTTTCCTGGTTGTGGTTATATTACAAACAAAGGACATTTATCAACATCTAAAGGTCGCTATATACCTAAAGCATTTAAGATTCCAAAGGATAaagatctttttcttacatatgCTACTTTGTAtccaaacaaatattttcttaaaaagtcTAATGGCCATCGTGGTATCAAGGTTATTAAGACTAATGATGTGAATTTTAGTGATACGGATTCTTTTGTACAAGAATTTATAGATCGACCATACCTCGTTGATAATTATAAGTTTGATATAGGCATTTATACTGTATTTACATCAATTGATCCACTAAGAGTATATGTTTACAAAGGAGATGTTTTACTTAGATTTTGTACAGTACAGTATTATCCATTTGATAGCAATAATGTAGATAAGTATGTTATTGGTGATGATTATCGACCTATTTGGGATGTACCATCTTTAAAAAACTATTATACTCGTCTTGGATTTTCAATGAAAGATTCATTGGATGCATATATAAGATCAGAAGGAAAAGATCCTCAAAAAATATGGAGCAATATACATGAGGCAATTCGAGAAGTAGCATTAATGAAAGAAGGCCTAGTAAAAGAAGCAATTCAACGTTTTGGTGGtggaagaaattattttgaattggTCAGATTTGATTTTACACTTGATGAAGACTTGAATGTATATACAATGGAAGCAAATATGTCTCCAAATTTATCTTCTGCACATTATCCACCTAATCAGTTACTTTATGAGcaagttatatttaatttatttgcaCTCGTTGGTATCAGTCAAAGgattaaagaaaatcattttcaaacaag AAACAAAGAGGAACATGAAATGGAAGTTGCAACTAAAAATTTAGTAGTATCACCAGAATTTTGTGCAGATTGCAAAGattgttttataatagaaTGTCAACTTTGTAGTCCATGTTTTACATCAGAGACCAAAGTCATTTTATCTCAAAGTTATAAAGAACATCAAAACAAAATggattttcaaagaatattcCCACCTCCTATA GTCAAAGGAATGATACTGAAAGATTATACGTTACGAAATCAGTTACTTATAAGATGGTATCAAGGAAAATGTGAATTGGATCATACGTGGTGTATTTGA